Below is a genomic region from Pseudomonas svalbardensis.
AGCCGTTGCTACTATTTTGACCCAAGAAGAAATACATAATCTGATTCTGACCGATGGTTATGTACGAGGGCCGCTGGCGCTTTATGGTTATTTCAGAGAGCCGCCTTATGGCACGGAATTCAAAGGTGGAGAGCTCAAGGCGAAGGAACTGTTCCATGAGTGGCGCCAAATTCTGGGGCTCGAAGAGCAAGATGATATCGTCGTAATTAACTGGGTTAAGGGATTTAAAAAGGAATGGCTTGATAATGACGACGCAATTCCAGGGCGTGAGCCATGGAGCGATTACTTTGATGAAGGCTTGGAATGGTGGGGCGTATGGTGTTTGACGATCTGGAATCCCACACGTCGGACTTTTAGCGCATTGATCGCCAGTACTTCTGACTGATTAGACGTTGTTTAATTTTGTGATGATATTCGCGACATTTCCGGGCAAGGTCGTCGGAAGTTTCCTTCAAGTTGTAGCGGTTTCCATGAACTGGTGCGCAACGCGCCTCATCGATAGTCTCTTAGCTGTCACTGCAAATTCAGTGACAGGGCGTGGAAGCCCTTCTATCGTTAGGCGCATCAAGCGCCACCAGTTCGGCGTGTTTTATCGTCTGTGTTTTATGGTGGCTGTGCGCGGGGCGCTTTCGAGTGCGCCGGGTGCCTAACGTCCCGGTCTTCCACACCTGCGTACAGCCGCCACCCATTGCGTGGAAGCGATTTCTGGCGGCGTCAATCCATACGTTAGGACTAAAATCGATGAAAACACTTCACCCCGATCCTCCCTACGAAAAACCAACCCCCCATCCCCAAAGCCGCTTCATGGCGCTCACCAGCAATTGCGACGACATGCCAACCCTGTTCGTCGACACCCAAGCGCCGCTGGATGTTTTGTATGACGCTGCCAACTACCGAATTCGCGCCGTCACCCAAGTGATGGAGAACTTGTCCATGCGCGGTTCGATCGAGTGTCAGTCCTTCATTCTTAGTGATTTTGCTTTGCTCTGTGCCATTCCGTTGCGGGATGGGTGTGATGTGCTGGATGTGTTAGGGCGACGATTGAAGGCGCGGTCTTCGGAGTAGGGCCGGGGGCTTTCGCTGATGCTGTTCAGTTAAGTTGATACGCACGTTTTTGTAGCAGCTGGCGAAGCCTGCGTTCGGCTGCGCAGCAGTCGTAAAATCAGCACTCATGATTTTTCAGACACGTCGTGCAAGCAGGGTTTACGACTGCTGCGCAGCCGAACGCAGGCTTCGCCAGCTGCTACAGGTTGTGTGGCAGCTTGCCCGCTCGGCTGTGAGGCCCTGACGTTCGCCTCGGTACAAGGTAAACTCCCCGCCCTTCGCAGGAGCAATCATGAATTATCGTCACGCCTTCCATGCCGGCAATCACGCCGATGTGTTCAAACACCTGACTTTGACCCGCATCATCGCTTTGATGTCGCGCAAGGAGCAGCCGTTTGCCTATCTCGACACTCACGCCGGCATTGGTCTGTATGACCTGCAGGGTGATCAGGCGAGCCGTACCGGTGAGTACCTGGAAGGTATTGCGCGTTTGTGGGATCAGCCGGATCTGCCGGCGTTGACCGCGGATTACATGAAGGTGCTGCACGACATGAACCCGGATGGCCAGTTGCGCTATTACCCAGGGTCGCCTGAGTTGGCGCGGCGTCTGACGCGGCCGCAGGATCGGGTGATGCTCAACGAAAAGCACCCGGAAGACGGTGTGTTGCTCAAAGATAATATGGCGGGCGACCGTCGGGTGAAGGTGCATCTGGGTGAAGGCTGGCATGTGCCGCGTGCGATGTTGCCGGTGCAGGAGAAGCGGGCGGTGATGTTGATCGATCCGCCGTTCGAGCAGCTGGATGAGATGCAGCGCTGTGCGGCGTCGCTGAAAGAGGCGATTGGGCGGATGCGGCAGACCGTAGCGGCGATCTGGTACCCGGTGAAGGACCAGCGCATGTTGCGTCGTTTTTATCAGGATCTGGCGGGTACGGGCGCGCCGAAGTTGTTGCGGGTGGAGTTGCTGGTGCATCCGCTGGATACGCCGAACAGTTTGAACGGGTCCGGGTTGGCGATTGCGAATCCGCCGTGGGGGCTGGAAGAGGAATTGCGTGAGTTGCTGCCGTGGTTGTCCAAGAAGTTGGGGCAGACCCAGGGTGGTTGGCAGATGGATTGGTTGATTGCTGAGAGTTGATCGCCTGATCAGATGCATTGATGGCGTTTGAGAGGACGCCTTCGCGGGCAAGCCTCGCTCCTACAGGTCGGTGTGACCGTAGGCGCGAGGCTTGCCCGCGATGCTTTCAGGGCCCGAAAGTCAGATTGGGCAAGTCACGCCCGTACCGCCAATCCCGCAATACCCTTCAGGGTTTTTCGCCAGGTATTGCTGGTGATAAGCCTCGGCGAAGTAGACCGTCGGCGCTTCTTCGATTTCGGTGGTGATGGTGCCTTTGCCTGCCTTGGTCAGTTCGACCTGGAACACCTGCTCGCTGTGCTTGGCGGCAGCCAATTGCGTCGGGTTGGTCGCATAGATCACCGAGCGGTACTGCGTGCCGATGTCATTGCCCTGACGCATGCCCTGAGTTGGGTTGTGCAATTCCCAGAACATCTTCAGCAGCTCTTCGTAGCTGACTTTTGCCGGCTCGTAGACCACCAGAACCACTTCGCTGTGACCGGTCAGGCCCGAGCAGACTTCTTCATACGTCGGGTTCGGCGTAAAACCACCGGCGTAACCCACCACCGTACTGACCACGCCTTCACGCTGCCAGAACTTGCGTTCCGCGCCCCAGAAGCATCCGAGGCCGAAGATCGCGAAATCCACATCGGTGACGAACGGGCCCAGCAGCGGGGCGTCGTGGACGAAGTGTTTTTCCGGCAGGTTCATTGGGGTTTCGCGGCCAGGCAGAGCTTGTTCTTTAGTCGGGAGCACGTTTTTGTTCACCAGAATTTCCGAGCGCAGAACCATGATCAGTCCTCTCAGTCAGGTTGGGGATGTAGGTAGACAGACCGCCAGTTTGCCCAATTATCCCTGTGGGAGCGAGCCTGCTCGCGAAAGCGGCGTGACAGTCGACATCATTGTTGCCTGACACACCGCTTTCGCGAGCAGGCACGCTCCCACAGGGTTTTGTGCAATGACTGAAGAATGTCAGGCGATCGGGCCACGCGGATAGCGCTTGAGCTTTTCGATCAGCTCGGTGCCCGGGATCGGTCGGTCGAACAGGTAACCCTGGCCGACGTCGCAGCGGTGACGGCGCAAGAAAGCCAACTGCTCGGCAGTTTCGATGCCTTCAGCCACGACCTTGAGTTTCAGGTTGTGGGCCATGGCGATCACCGCGGAGGTGATTTCCATGTCGTCCTGATTGTCGGGGATTTCGTGGATGAAGCTTCGATCAATCTTAATGATGTCGATCGGGAATTTTTTCAAGTAACTGAGCGACGAGTAACCGGTGCCGAAGTCATCCATGGCCAGGGTCAGGCCCAGGCGCTTGAGCTGATCGAGCTGCAAGTGGGTGTCTTCGGTGGCTTCCAGCAGCAGGCCTTCGGTGAGTTCGAGTTCCAGCAGGTTTGCCGGCAGCGCTTCTTCCTTGAGGATGTTGGCGATGGACGACACCAGGTCCGGATCGGAGAACTGCTTGGGCGACAGGTTGATTGCCACCTGAAGATTGCCCAGGCCTGCGGCGGTCAGGTCTTTGCTCATGCGGCAGGCCTGGCGGGCGATCCATTTACCGATGGGGATGATCAGCCCGGTTTCTTCGGCGACACTGATGAACTGGTCCGGGCGGATCATGCCTTTTTCCGGATGGTTCCAGCGAAGCAGCGCTTCCATCCCCAACAGTCGACCGCTGCGCAGGCAGAGCTTGGGCTGGTAGAACACGTCCAGCTCGTTCTGGGTCAGGGCGCGGCGCAGGTTGTTTTCGACGAACAGTTTGTAGCTGGCTTCGGCGTTCAGCGCTTCGGTGAACACTTGGACCTGATGTTTACCGTTGGCCTTGGCCTTGTGCAGCGCGAGGCCGGCATTGCGCATCAGGGTTTGCGGATCGCGACCGTGCAACGGCGCGCAGGCCAGGCCCACGGAGCCGGTGACGCTGATCAGCTGGTTGTCGACGAACATCGGTTTGTCGAGGGTCGCCAGCAATTGATTGGCAATCTGTTGGCCCGCACGCAGGTCGGTGTCGTCCAGCAGCACGGCGAATTCGTTACTGGCGAACCGCGCCAGGCTGCCACTCGGGCTCAGGCTGTTGCGCAGGCGTCGGGCCAGGCTGATCAGCAGTTTGTCACCGGTCTGGTGGCCGAGGCTGTCGTTGATTCGCTTGAAGTTGTCGATGTCCACCAGCAACAAGCTGATCGGGGTATCGCTGTCTCGGGCGAAACGTTCATCGAGGTTGCGGATGAAGGCCGGGCGGTTGCCGAGGTTGGTCAGGTTATCGGTGTAAGCCAGACGCTCGATGCGCTGCTGAGCGAGCTTGGTCTGGGTAATGTCTTCGTAAATGCCGATGTAATGCGTCAGCTCGCGGTTGTCGCCGTAGACTTTGGAAATCGACAACTGGCCCCAGTAGGGTTCAAGGTTTTTGCGGCGGCTTTTGAACTCACCCTGCCAGCTGTTGCTCTTGGCCAGCGCCGAGTGCGCGTCGAATAACAGTTCGCTGAGGTTTTCCAGTGCCGGCAGTTCCGACAGCCGCTGGCCGTGAACTTCTTCAGTGGTGTACTGGGTGATCGCCGTGAAGCTCGGGTTGACGTATTCCACCACGCCATCGCAATTGACCAGCAAAAAGGCGTTCGCGCTTTGCTCTACCGCACGCTGGAACAGGTGCAGGGCGCTGGTGGCGGTGCGACGGTTGTGGTTGTTGATGACTTGGGCAAACTGATCCGCCAGCTCACCGGCGAAAGCAATTTCGTCCGATTGCCAGGCGCGGGTCGTACCGGTCTGCTCCAGGCAGAGTACGCCGACCACTTGGCCATCGACGCGGATGCTGGCGTCGAGCATCGCATTCACATCGTGTGGGCGCAGGTGTTCGGCCATTTCCCGGGTGCGCGGGTCGCGCATGGCGTTGTGGGCGTCGATGGCGCGGCCGGTGTGCAAGGCTTCCACGTAGTCGGGGAAGTTACTGACGTCGATCGGCTCCGGCAGCAGGTATTCCTGG
It encodes:
- a CDS encoding putative bifunctional diguanylate cyclase/phosphodiesterase, translated to MKSQPDAASRMVAEVVTQLPVPSRLGMLRFERLNEASWALLFLDPNCERQFGLPAVELCALVGSPYASLMEPEARYQLHDAVQQQLTESPHYLIRYTLHTAAGSLNLLELGEAYKQHNRHLLRGYLLVVDGLFEGEQLLPVLDLETQNSRLQIALELNQRAQQEQLLHLDRVRAQQDLILLLTRQRYSSNNSLKEAAELITRSACDIYEIDCASLWNLEGSLLVPISAYHRANQEYLLPEPIDVSNFPDYVEALHTGRAIDAHNAMRDPRTREMAEHLRPHDVNAMLDASIRVDGQVVGVLCLEQTGTTRAWQSDEIAFAGELADQFAQVINNHNRRTATSALHLFQRAVEQSANAFLLVNCDGVVEYVNPSFTAITQYTTEEVHGQRLSELPALENLSELLFDAHSALAKSNSWQGEFKSRRKNLEPYWGQLSISKVYGDNRELTHYIGIYEDITQTKLAQQRIERLAYTDNLTNLGNRPAFIRNLDERFARDSDTPISLLLVDIDNFKRINDSLGHQTGDKLLISLARRLRNSLSPSGSLARFASNEFAVLLDDTDLRAGQQIANQLLATLDKPMFVDNQLISVTGSVGLACAPLHGRDPQTLMRNAGLALHKAKANGKHQVQVFTEALNAEASYKLFVENNLRRALTQNELDVFYQPKLCLRSGRLLGMEALLRWNHPEKGMIRPDQFISVAEETGLIIPIGKWIARQACRMSKDLTAAGLGNLQVAINLSPKQFSDPDLVSSIANILKEEALPANLLELELTEGLLLEATEDTHLQLDQLKRLGLTLAMDDFGTGYSSLSYLKKFPIDIIKIDRSFIHEIPDNQDDMEITSAVIAMAHNLKLKVVAEGIETAEQLAFLRRHRCDVGQGYLFDRPIPGTELIEKLKRYPRGPIA
- the msrA gene encoding peptide-methionine (S)-S-oxide reductase MsrA, which codes for MVLRSEILVNKNVLPTKEQALPGRETPMNLPEKHFVHDAPLLGPFVTDVDFAIFGLGCFWGAERKFWQREGVVSTVVGYAGGFTPNPTYEEVCSGLTGHSEVVLVVYEPAKVSYEELLKMFWELHNPTQGMRQGNDIGTQYRSVIYATNPTQLAAAKHSEQVFQVELTKAGKGTITTEIEEAPTVYFAEAYHQQYLAKNPEGYCGIGGTGVTCPI
- a CDS encoding 23S rRNA (adenine(2030)-N(6))-methyltransferase RlmJ, with the protein product MNYRHAFHAGNHADVFKHLTLTRIIALMSRKEQPFAYLDTHAGIGLYDLQGDQASRTGEYLEGIARLWDQPDLPALTADYMKVLHDMNPDGQLRYYPGSPELARRLTRPQDRVMLNEKHPEDGVLLKDNMAGDRRVKVHLGEGWHVPRAMLPVQEKRAVMLIDPPFEQLDEMQRCAASLKEAIGRMRQTVAAIWYPVKDQRMLRRFYQDLAGTGAPKLLRVELLVHPLDTPNSLNGSGLAIANPPWGLEEELRELLPWLSKKLGQTQGGWQMDWLIAES